The DNA segment ACGtctttgcccgtgacagtaattggtcaCTGATCTCCTTGACTTTATCGTGATCCAtgtgctttctgatttattttctccctttgtcctgttgagtcagcaggagtgagtgagcagctgggtgggtgcctggctgctggccaagtttAACCCAGCACAGGACCACATCAGGACGGCTGTGTCCACTGTGGGGCTccacagcacaaggaagacaCTACACAGACTGGAGCgagtcctgcagaggccagaaggatggCTGAGTGCTGGAGCACATTAtggacaaggagaggctgagagagctgggtttttgagaaacctttcagaataaaacactgGAGCATGAATAAAACACTGGAGCCAGTGTGTAGGATCTTGATCAATGgacattttcaatatttcttgAGACAAGGCATTGAGCAGCTGAACTAGCTGGAGATGTCTAAAAATGGGCTTGGCTGAGAGACCAGCTGTGACAAGAGCTACGGGACTTGTGTGTGATGTGTCATTAGGAAACcggttccctttttattaatactggCAGTGGAGTTGGGTATCACTGAGTCTTTGAGGAGcacagaggtgaccatgcagcaaaggtccctcctcagggctggggtgtACGACCAGACATGGAAATGGCCGGTGTGTGGGACTCATTTGGGATATTTTTCCCAGGACAAGTTTCCCAGGCTGTCCCAGGAATATGGCACAGACTGGGCCTCTCTCTTTTGCACCTttgctgccttgcttccttcaccaCGACACCTGATTGTCTAATGTAAGCACCCTGCTGTGTGCacccaccctgcacactctcacagcttagctctacactggtgctttcctctcctggactctttccagcccagccagcctctccccagctctcaccaccatccctgccctcaccccagccaagcccagcagagcagcccatgGGCTGGTGCCATGCCcagtgcaaggtgctgcagagctctgggcactCACCCCATGGCACACTCACCCCgtggccccagcccctctgaagggcacagcagctcctggtggGCAGAGATAGGGCTTCAGTCTTCCCATCAGCCCAGGGTTGGTGCTGGTCCTGAAGGCATGAGGAAACGGAGGCTGGGCACTCTCTGgctctcctgaattcatattgtaAGAGATCCTTAATCCTGACTGAATTTTCCCCCTCTGCTGCTCCAGTCAGTCCTCGCGTTGGGGTTCCTCAGGCAGCTCCTGCATCTCTCCActgtcctctccctctgcctgctgagtgCCCACTCactcccatggcactgcagagtccttGTTCATGGGTAAGTTGATTTAGTGTTTTACTTTTGGTGGACTTCAACTGTGAGGGTGTTTCACCTTCTGAGTCTCCCTTCATTCCAAAACCAGGGCACGTGCTGAGTCCGCAGCCTATCAGCTCCTCACCCCTACAAATTCATTTTTGAGAGAGACTTGTATATGCTATCAATCCTGCTATCAATCCATGGAGAAACCTGAGAAGATAACAGAAGCTCACGGAGCATCTCCCGTGCCATTGAACACCAAGAAGAGAGCTTTAAATCCAGAACATATGGTCCAGTGGAACCCAACGGTACCATGAGCTTAACCCCAAAACTATTGAGAACACAAAGAGAACAGACTCTTTTAAAGACCAATTCCTCAGactttttcttggaaataaatTTGGAGGAAGAGCCCAGCCTTCACGTACAGCACGTACATTTATTGAAGAGCTGGTATCTGACAGGCCACATCTGACACAGTGTTGTGCAAGAGTCAGACACAATAGGATCGAGCCTCAAGACAAATAGTACAAACCCAGAAAATTACCGATAAGCAGGATTATTATAAgagaaaaaatcagaattctggCCTAAGAGAAGctctgggaaatgtgcagagaaatgaaggcaggTTATTGTCGGTGAAACAGCGTCACTTCGGCCAGTTTCcatagggcatccttgagctcctggttcctcatgctgtagatgagggggttcactgctggaggcaccaccgagtacagaaatgacaccaccaggtccagagatggggaggagatggaagggggcttcaggtaggAAAAAATGACAGTGCTGAtgaacagggagaccacggccaggtgagggatgcacgtggaaaaggctttgtgccgtccctgctcagatgggatcctcagcacggccctgaagatctgcacataggacagcacaatgaaaacaaaacacccaaacattAAACAGGCACTAAtaacaataagcccaacttccctgaggtaggactgtgagcaggagagcttgaggattgtagggacttcacagaagaactggtccagggtattgccttggcagagaggtatggaaaatgtattggcagtgtgcaagagagcattgagaaacccactgccccaggcagctgctgccatgtggacacaagctctgctgcccaggagggtcccgtagtgcaggggtttgcagatggcaacgtagcggtcataggccatgacagtgaggaGACAATACTCTCCTCCAATCAAGAAGAcgaagaaaaagacctgtgcagcacatcccaagtaggagatggccctgatGCCCCACAgagaattggccatggctttggggagagtggtagagatggagcccaggtcgaggagggagaggttgagcaggaagaagtacatgggggtgtggaggcggtggtcgcaggctatggctgtgatgatgaggccattgcccaggagggcagccaggtagatgcccaggaagagccagaagtgcaagagctgcagctcccgtgtgtctgtgaatgccaggaggaggaactcattGATGGAGCTGCCATTGGACATCTGCCTGTTCTGGGCATGGAAACTGCcaaaggagacaaaacagaaaaattcagagaagcttctctgagcaaaagtTGCTTCACTAACTGTGAAATACCTAAGGGTGCTTTTCTTTCCTGGGGGACTGTTGTGCATCTCCGaggcttcagctctggtttgtggtggctgagtgtgctgtgcagagcagtgccctctacccatgggctccttaagggtcagccctgctttacagcaatgacacatggaggcagcaacacccagtgtgtttggagggagggtTCCTGGGGAGGGGATCCCTGGGCTGCACTATAGCAGAGGGTAAAAAGCTCAGAAGGACGCTTTCTTCCACGaaggaaggtgggagatgaggtgCAGCACATGTGTCTCGTTACAGTGTGTGTTAGTATTCAGagacccccatcccacctgggaaaTGTTCTTGGAAAGGGTCAAATTCCCCCGTTGCCCCGTTGCTCTCAGTGT comes from the Mycteria americana isolate JAX WOST 10 ecotype Jacksonville Zoo and Gardens unplaced genomic scaffold, USCA_MyAme_1.0 Scaffold_29, whole genome shotgun sequence genome and includes:
- the LOC142403465 gene encoding olfactory receptor 14J1-like, with translation MSNGSSINEFLLLAFTDTRELQLLHFWLFLGIYLAALLGNGLIITAIACDHRLHTPMYFFLLNLSLLDLGSISTTLPKAMANSLWGIRAISYLGCAAQVFFFVFLIGGEYCLLTVMAYDRYVAICKPLHYGTLLGSRACVHMAAAAWGSGFLNALLHTANTFSIPLCQGNTLDQFFCEVPTILKLSCSQSYLREVGLIVISACLMFGCFVFIVLSYVQIFRAVLRIPSEQGRHKAFSTCIPHLAVVSLFISTVIFSYLKPPSISSPSLDLVVSFLYSVVPPAVNPLIYSMRNQELKDALWKLAEVTLFHRQ